From the genome of Metarhizium brunneum chromosome 4, complete sequence, one region includes:
- the ATX1 gene encoding Metal homeostasis factor ATX1, translating to MSNLHTYEFNVAMSCGGCSGAIDRVLKKLDGVESYEVSLENQTAKVVTGLPYETVLTKIAKTGKTVKSATADGVEQSVDIPAVAA from the exons atgtccaacCTACACACCTACGAGTTCAACGTCGCCATgagctgcggcggctgctccGGAGCTATTGACCGTGTTCTGAAGAAGCTGGATG GTGTCGAAAGCTACGAAGTCTCCCTCGAGAATCAGACTGCCAAGGTCGTCACTGGCCTGCCCTACGAAACCGTCCTGACCAAGATTGCAAAGACGGGCAAGACGGTCAAGTCGGCCACGGCTGACGGCGTTGAGCAGTCGGTTGACATccctgctgttgctgcctaG
- the adh-1 gene encoding Alcohol dehydrogenase 1: protein MTVTKIPTEQWAAVVEKTGGPVAYKKIPVREPGPDEVLINVKYSGVCHTDLHAMMGDWPIAPKLPLVGGHEGAGVVVARGELVEDVEIGDHAGIKWLNGSCLNCSYCNVADEPLCGKALLSGYTVDGSFQQFAIAKAAHVARIPKECDLAAISPILCAGITVYKGLKESGAQPGQSVAIVGAGGGLGSLACQYAKAMGLNIIAIDAGDEKRDMCLKLGADVFVDFMTSTDLVAEVKAASADGLGPHAVLLVAVTEKPFQQATQYVRSRGVVVCVGLPANAKLSAPVFDTVIRMINIKGSYVGNRADTAEAIEFYRRGLINAPFKTVGLSQLQDVYELMKEGKIAGRYVVDTSK from the exons ATGACCGTCACCAAGATCCCCACGGAGCaatgggcggcggtggtggaaaAGACTGGAGGAC CCGTCGCATACAAGAAAATCCCCGTTAGAGAGCCCGGCCCAGATGAAGTCCTTATCAACGTCAAGTACTCGGGCGTCTGCCACACCGATCTCCACGCTATGATGGGTGACTGGCCCATCGCTCCCAAATTACCCCTCGTGGGGGGCCATGAGGGTGCCGGTGTCGTGGTTGCACGAggcgagctcgtcgaggacgtcgagATTGGTGACCACGCCGGCATAAAATGGCTGAACGGGTCGTGTCTGAACTGCTCCTACTGCAACGTCGCTGACGAGCCGCTCTGTGGCAAGGCTTTGCTGTCTGGGTATACCGTCGACGGCTCATTCCAGCAGTTTGCTattgccaaggccgcccATGTTGCTCGGATTCCCAAGGAGTGCGATCTCGCAGCCATTTCTCCCATCCTGTGCGCTGGCATCACCGTGTACAAGGGCCTcaaggagtctggtgccCAGCCGGGGCAGTCTGTCGCCATTGTcggtgctggcggtggtCTGGGGAGTTTGGCCTGCCAGtatgccaaggccatgggcCTCAACATCATTGCTATTGATGCCGGCGATGAGAAGAGAGACATGTGCTTGAAGCTTGGCGCTGATGTGTTTGTTGACTTCATGACCTCCACGGACCTTGTTGCAGAGGTCAAGGCGGCGAGTGCTGATGGCTTGGGTCCCCATGCTGTTCTCCTTGTCGCTGTCACCGAAAAGCCCTTCCAGCAGGCTACTCAATACGTACGGTCCCgaggcgtcgtcgtctgcgtTGGGTTGCCGGCCAATGCTAAGCTCTCTGCGCCCGTTTTTGATACTGTCATTCGTATGATTAATATCAAGGGCAGTTATGTAGGCAACCGTGCCGACACGGCCGAGGCCATTGAATTCTACCGCCGAGGCCTCATTAATGCTCCATTCAAGACTGTGGGTCTAAGTCAATTGCAAGACGTTTACGAATTGATGAAGGAGGGTAAGATTGCTGGACGATATGTTGTTGACACAAGCAAATAG
- the arp-3 gene encoding Actin-related protein 3 — MANQTPAVVMDNGTGFSKLGFAGNDSPSFVFPTAIATKGPTGGSGGSGSGRPAVANKPSFLTGGAGPSSNLSSKRGTEDLDFYIGDEAISAASGPGYGLHYPIRHGQIENWDHMERFWSNSIFKYLRVEPEDHYFLLTEPPLNPPENRENTAEIFFESFNCAGMYIAVQAVLALAASWTSSKVTDRSLTGTVIDSGDGVTHVIPVAEGYVIGSSIKSIPIAGRDITYFVQSLLRDRGEPDSSLKTAQDIKEEYCYVCPDIVKEFSKYDRDRERFAKHVVAHPGGRQVSVDVGYERFLAPEIFFNPEIYSSDFLTPLPVVVDGVIQQSPIDVRRGLYKNIVLSGGSTLYKDFGRRLQRDIKHLVDARIRASEVRSGGARSGGLDVQVITHKRQRHGPWFGGSLLGQTPEFRSYCHTKAEYQEYGPSIVRRFALLGGPGGS; from the exons ATGGCGAACCAAACCCCCGCCGTTGTCATGGACAA CGGCACGGGATTTTCCAAGCTCG GTTTCGCCGGAAACGATTCCCCGTCCTTCGTTTTCCCGaccgccatcgccacgaAAGGCCCTACCGGAGGCAGCGGTGGTTCCGGGTCTGGTCGTCCAGCTGTCGCGAACAAGCCTTCGTTCCTTACAGGTGGCGCAGGCCCGAGTAGTAACTTGAGCTCAAAGCGAGGAACCGAGGATCTTGACTTCTACATTGGTGATGAAGCGATAAGCGCCGCTTCAGGGCCTG GATATGGTCTTCATTATCCTATTCGGCACGGACAAATAGAAAACTGG GATCACATGGAACGATTCTGGTCAAACTCAATCTTCAAGTACCTGCGAGTAGAACCCGAGGACCACTACTTTCTTCTGACCGAGCCA CCGCTGAATCCTCCCGAAAATCGAGAGAACACCGCCGAGATATTCTTCGAGTCCTTCAACTGTGCGGGCATGTACATTGCAGTGCAAGCTGTGCTTGCCCTTGCTGCTTCTTGGACTTCCTCCAAGGTTACGGATCGATCTTTGACGGGTACTGTCATCGATTCCGGTGATGGTGTCACTCACGTAATTCCAGTTGCCGAAGGCTATGTGATTGGATCGTCCATCAAATCGATCCCCATTGCTGGTCGAGATATCACGTATTTCGTACAGTCGCTACTCCGAGACCGCGGCGAGCCCGATTCCTCCCTCAAGACCGCCCAGGATATCAAGGAGGAATATTGCTACGTGTGCCCCGATATTGTCAAGGAATTCTCAAAGTACGACCGCGATCGGGAACGATTTGCGAAGCACGTTGTCGCCCACCCTGGTGGCCGTCAGGTTAGCGTTGATGTCGGTTACGAGCGGTTTCTTGCCCCCGAAATTTTCTTCAACCCGGAAATTTACAGCTCCGACTTCCTTACACCGTTGcctgttgttgttgacggaGTCATTCAGCAGTCGCCCATCGACGTACGACGAGGCCTATACAAGAATATTGTGCTGTCAGGTGGAAGCACCCTCTACAAGGACTTTGGCAGGCGGCTGCAGAGAGACATCAAGCATCTCGTCGATGCTAGGATTCGAGCCAGCGAGGTTCGCAGCGGAGGAGCTCGTAGCGGTGGGCTCGACGTTCAGGTTATTACTCACAAGAGACAACGACATGGCCCATGGTTCGGTGGCAGTCTGCTTGGACAAACCCCGGAATTCCGATCTTACTGCCACACCAAGGCAGAG TATCAAGAGTATGGCCCAAGCATCGTGCGGAGATTTGCCTTGTTGGGAGGACCTGGGGGCTCATAA
- the tfb4 gene encoding General transcription and DNA repair factor IIH subunit tfb4 produces the protein MDAVDVSEHYEVTTAEETPSLLSIVIDTNPRAWAALDNVLSISKAIANILVFVNAHLAFSNVNQVAIVAAHVNRAVWLYPTPPQTSPKDTSDDVHMNDVSSESPRNSANKYPQFAQIETAVLGSMQKLMSETTEQDLEATTTQLSGALTLALCHINKASQALSGASSSLAEVAQPSANAAPPMKGRILVVSVSDSEPTQYIPTMNAVFAAAHAQVAIDTLSLSGNPTFLQQACFNTNGIFLAAANPKGLLTYLMFGLIADTEARQSLITPTHDTVDFRAACFCHGKVVDRGFICSICLSIFCELPENAECLTCGTKLAMGNYGAKPAIVPRKKKKKKRIMNGGSGREETGSATGTPLR, from the coding sequence AtggacgccgtcgacgtctcaGAGCACTACGAGGTCACCACCGCCGAAGAAACACCATCCCTCCTTTCCATCGTCATAGACACTAATCCTCGCGCCTGGGCAGCACTAGACAATGTCCTCTCCATATCAaaagccatcgccaacatcctcgtcttcgtcaatgCCCATCTAGCATTCAGCAATGTCAACCAGGTCGCAATAGTAGCCGCCCACGTGAACCGCGCAGTATGGCTCTACCCAACGCCTCCTCAAACATCACCCAAGGATACCTCCGACGACGTTCATATGAACGATGTCTCTAGCGAGTCCCCGCGAAACTCGGCCAACAAGTACCCGCAGTTCGCGCAGATCGAGACCGCCGTCCTCGGATCGATGCAGAAGTTGATGAGCGAAACAACGGAGCAAGATCTCGAGGCAACTACCACCCAACTATCTGGTGCCTTGACGCTGGCATTATGCCACATCAACAAAGCCTCTCAAGCACTCAGCGGCGCATCCAGCAGCTTAGCAGAAGTGGCCCAACCAAGTGCCAACGCCGCGCCCCCAATGAAGGGCCGCATCTTGGTCGTGTCCGTGTCCGATTCCGAGCCAACCCAGTACATACCAACCATGAACGCCGTGTTTGCTGCCGCTCACGCCCAGGTAGCCATTGACacgctctctctctcagGCAACCCTACATTCCTGCAGCAAGCCTGTTTCAACACAAACGGCATCTttctcgccgccgcaaaCCCCAAAGGCCTCCTCACCTACCTCATGTTTGGCTTGATAGCGGACACGGAAGCTCGCCAGTCGCTCATCACCCCAACACACGATACGGTAGACTTCCGAGCTGCTTGTTTTTGTCACGGAAAAGTCGTCGACAGGGGTTTCATATGCTCCATCTGCTTGAGCATATTCTGCGAACTGCCCGAGAACGCGGAGTGCTTGACCTGTGGAACAAAGTTGGCGATGGGTAACTACGGCGCTAAGCCGGCTATTGTGCCccgcaaaaagaaaaagaaaaagaggatCATGAACGGTGGCAGTGGGCGAGAAGAGACCGGTAGCGCTACTGGTACTCCTCTGCGGTAA
- the rng3 gene encoding Ring assembly protein 3, whose amino-acid sequence MTETLQGSAPAATLEDQTLLVFARLMEGGQEDEATCRELDQLTKLLNDDAESQEKDDQYKTICNVIDSDCVDTVLCYLDMRQPDIVRGHATLVTSAYLKAAGDDGSKKLSEFFFERVKRGTYDDYIVAFCVASATFPIVPDLTAHLFLSEGFLSSLGPLMRREWKSRKVETACLEMLNAACMNSMCREAVQKYCVEWLEEVVDQDPTGSTDGPNGEPKVQGEGGSISMRRHSEQVQHLAAVILAKLRAVPSKPSVNDPNRPRIEPAVTSIEDLSGIFTKMILRDGDHGKHSIEGLAYASLQPKVKESIIANEALLKKLVKTLTEAQPRSPTTYGALSIFVNLTRYRPALSEEQKKMSQLKAYADAAGKLAGPDPLDDDEHVAKRCQAVFSVGLIPVLVTHSKNGSPASLSLITSIINSIAVTTSLRGPLAQQGAVKLLLVAWVTIPDTDEVSRRTAAQALARILISTNPALVFGGNRSNPINAAIRPLVSILPPDPAAETRDLLPTFEALMALTNLASLDEGDTRSIIIRMAWPHVEEQLVSSNKLVAKAAVELVCNLMQAPEGIALYADGSPQSRTRLHILLALADAEDGGTRSAAGGALASLTGFESVVRYVVQRERGVKVILGMCNDPDEGLRHRGVVTVHNLVTAEGEAGQLAKNKVKDENGVEALKQCLKQSRRPEVLQITVEALKVLLDQK is encoded by the exons ATGACGGAGACCCTCCAGGGCTCGGCACCGGCCGCAACTCTCGAAGACCAGACCCTATTGGTTTTTGCTCGTCTGATGGAAGGCGGCCAGGAGGATGAAGCGACATGCAGAGAATTGGACCAGCTGACAAAGTTATTaaacgacgacgccgagtCGCAGGAAAAAGACGACCAGTACAAGACCATATGCAACGTCATCGACAGCGATTGCGTCGACACCGTCTTGTGTTATCTCGATATGCGCCAGCCCGATATTGTGCGAGGCCATGCAACTCTCGTCACCTCTGCCTATCTCAAGGCCGCCGGAGATGACGGATCCAAGAAGTTGTCTGAATTCTTCTTTGAGCGTGTCAAGAGGGGTACTTATGACGACTACATTGTAGCATTCTGCGTCGCTTCAGCAACTTTCCCCATCGTCCCGGATTTGACCGCGCACTTGTTCTTGAGTGAAGGCTTTTTGAGTAGTCTTGGTCCACTTATGAGGAGGGAGTGGAAGAGTCGTAAGGTTGAGACGGCCTGCTTGGAGATGCTCAACGCAGCATGCATGAATTCCATGTGCCGCGAAGCTGTTCAGAAGTATTGCGTCGAGTGGTTGGAGGAAGTCGTTGATCAGGATCCTACAGGTTCGACTGATGGTCCCAACGGTGAACCCAAGGTTCAGGGCGAAGGCGGTTCCATTTCCATGAGACGACACTCGGAGCAGGTTCAGCATTTGGCGGCTGTTATTTTGGCGAAGCTTAGA GCAGTTCCTTCTAAGCCATCGGTCAATGATCCCAACAGGCCCAGGATCGAGCCAGCAGTAACCAGCATCGAGGATTTGTCGGGCATCTTTACCAAAATGATACTACGAGATGGCGACCACGGCAAGCATTCCATAGAGGGTCTTGCTTACGCCTCTTTGCAACCAAAGGTCAAGGAAAGCATCATCGCCAACGAGGCTCTTCTCAAGAAGCTAGTCAAGACTCTTACAGAAGCGCAACCGCGGTCACCCACCACCTACGGCGCTCTCAGCATATTTGTCAATTTAACGCGGTACCGACCTGCGTTGTCAGAGgaacagaagaagatgagccAATTGAAAGCCTATGCGGATGCCGCAGGGAAACTTGCCGGGCCCGACCCCTTAGATGACGACGAACACGTCGCGAAACGTTGTCAGGCGGTTTTTAGTGTCGGCCTCATTCCTGTCCTTGTCACCCACAGCAAGAACGGCTCCCCTGCATCCTTGAGCCTCATCacttccatcatcaactcCATCGCAGTTACAACATCTCTGCGGGGACCGCTCGCGCAACAGGGGGCGGTGAAACTGCTTCTTGTAGCGTGGGTTACCATCCCTGATACAGATGAAGTGTCCCGGCGGACAGCAGCCCAGGCACTCGCTCGAATTCTGATTAGCACCAACCCTGCTTTAGTATTTGGAGGAAACCGATCGAATCcaatcaacgccgccatccggCCCCTAGTTTCTATCCTGCCTCCTGACCCAGCTGCCGAGACCAGAGATCTGTTGCCTACCTTTGAAGCACTCATGGCATTGACGAATCTCGCCTCGTTGGATGAAGGCGATACGCGGAGTATCATCATCCGTATGGCATGGCCCCACGTTGAAGAGCAACTTGTATCGTCGAATAAACTCGTTGCCAAGGCTGCTGTCGAACTTGTCTGTAATTTAATGCAAGCACCCGAGGGAATAGCCCTCTACGCAGATGGAAGCCCACAGTCCCGAACCCGTCTACACATCCTGTTGGCCCTAGCTGATGCCGAGGACGGAGGAACTCGAAGCGCCGCAGGCGGAGCCCTGGCTTCTCTTACCGGATTCGAATCAGTCGTGCGATATGTTGTGCAACGGGAGAGAGGGGTCAAGGTTATTCTTGGCATGTGCAATGATCCCGACGAGGGATTGAGACACCGTGGTGTGGTGACTGTGCATAATTTGGTCACGGCCGAAGGGGAAGCAGGGCAACTGGCGAagaacaaggtcaaggatgAGAATGGCGTCGAGGCACTGAAGCAGTGTTTGAAGCAGAGCCGGCGGCCGGAGGTGTTACAAATTACTGTGGAGGCGTTGAAGGTCCTGCTGGATCAAAAGTAA